The Dyadobacter sandarakinus DNA window TCTTGTATTCTTCGTCTTCGGTAATGCGCAGGGGCTCGCCTCCCCTGGCCTGTGGCACTTCCACCGGAACAATTTCACGATCAAAAAACCCGCTTTGTGTAGCCAGGGCGCTTCTCTGATAGGAAGTGATGGCAAACTCGTCCTGCTGCTCACGGGTAATGGAATACTTTTCAGCAGTTTTGTCGCCGCATACGCCCATCCCTACCTGATCGTACACGTCCGTAAGACCATCTTTCAGCAAACCGTCGACCAGCTCACCATTACCGTAAGCATAGCCGTTACGTGCTTTGGGCAGGTAATAGGGAATTTGTGACATGCTCTCCATACCACCCGCCACGACCACGCCTGCATCGCCCAGCTGAATGGCCTGGGCTCCCAATATCACGGCTTTCATTCCCGAGGCACATACCTTGTTGACCGTCGTACAAATCACGTTTTCAGACAGGCCGGCATACAGGGCAGCCTGGCGCGCAGGCGCCTGACCCAGGTTGGCGGACACTACGTTGCCCATGAACACCTCGTCAACAAGGCCATGATCAATCTGTGATTTCTGAAGCGCACCGGTGATGGCGGTTGCGCCAAGCCTGGCTGCATGTACAGTAGCGAGGCTACCACCGAAACTGCCGATCGGGGTACGGGCTGCGGAGAGGATAAAAACTTCTTCTTTCATAAATAAGGCCGGCCACAAAATGTGGACCGGATCAGCATGCTGTAAGAGCCCGTGGCTTTAAAGGTCGCCGGAGCTGTCGGGCAAATCGTCGTACTCACCCTTCCAGGCATAAAACCCGAAAATAACCAGGCCAGCGCAAATCGGAATGAAGATCAGGATGATGATCGACCACTGCAGCGCGGTATTCGTACGGGCGAAGCCGGCTGCTGCCGCCGAAATCTTGTCATTTGCCTGAATAAATAAAAACAGAATGATGACCGGACCCAGTATCATCCACAATAATCCAAGAAGCTTTTTTAAACCTTTCATTTTTTAAATCGTGTTTAATCGGTAACAGTTCTGTCAATACGGTTGTCGATGTACACTGCCCCGATGACCAGCGACAATGCAGCTATCCCGATCGGGTACCACAATCCTGATAATGGCGTGGAACCGCTGAACGATGACACCAGCGTGGCAATAAATGGCACCAGTCCGCCAAAAACACCATTGCCGATGTGGTACGGCAGCGACATGGATGTATACCGGATCTGGGTTGGGAAAAGCTCTACGAGGAATGCCGCAATCGGACCGTAAACCATGGTAACCAGCAGGACCTGGAAGAAAACCAGTGCAATGACCATCAGGTAGGTAGAACCGGAAAGTGTAATATCCCGGATCTGGGTCTGCGGCGCCGGTACGGGTGCCAGCACATCGTCCGTAATGGTGACAATGCCCGATTCCTTGTAAGTCATTCCGTTACGGAGTGTTTTGGTGACAGTAGTGGTAATGAGTGAGTCCTTCGTATCCTTGATCAAAACGCGCTCAACCACCGGCTCGGAAGTACTCAGCAACTGGGTGGCCTCCATTTCCCTTACATTGGTGGCATCAAGAAAGTACTGATAAATGGGCCGGTAAAAAAGCACACCAAGCGCCATACCCGTCAGCATAATCCATTTCCTGCCTACCTTATCGCTCCATGACCCGAAGATCACGAAAAAAGGAGTGGCAAAAAGGATTGCCCAAAGCAGAATGTAGCGCGATTCGTTGAAGTCGAGCTTGCAGGTATTTTCAAGAAATGACTGTGCATAAAACTGGCCGGTATACCATACCACACCCTGCCCCATCGTAGCACCGAAAAGTGCCAGCAATACCATTTTGAAATTCGCGCGTTTCTGAAAACTTTCTTTGAGCGGGTTGGCCGAGACTTTGCCCTCGGCTTTCAGCTTGGTAAAAACAGGCGACTCGTGCATTTTCATGCGGATGTAAATGGATACACCCACGAGCAGGATCGAAACCAGGAATGGGATACGCCACCCCCAGTCTGCAAAAGTGCCGGCCCCGAGTAAATTCTTGGTCAGTACAATTACAC harbors:
- a CDS encoding acetyl-CoA C-acyltransferase, which translates into the protein MKEEVFILSAARTPIGSFGGSLATVHAARLGATAITGALQKSQIDHGLVDEVFMGNVVSANLGQAPARQAALYAGLSENVICTTVNKVCASGMKAVILGAQAIQLGDAGVVVAGGMESMSQIPYYLPKARNGYAYGNGELVDGLLKDGLTDVYDQVGMGVCGDKTAEKYSITREQQDEFAITSYQRSALATQSGFFDREIVPVEVPQARGGEPLRITEDEEYKKVKFEKIPLLKPVFSPSGTITAANASTINDGAAALILAGRNAALNAGVQPLARIVAYADAEQAPAWFTTTPVLATQKVLAKAGLTLADMDVFEVNEAFAVIVLAYMQALDLTADRVNLFGGAVSLGHPLGASGARIITTLLSVLEQKRGRYGLATICNGGGGASAVIVERL
- a CDS encoding DUF6814 family protein, with protein sequence MKGLKKLLGLLWMILGPVIILFLFIQANDKISAAAAGFARTNTALQWSIIILIFIPICAGLVIFGFYAWKGEYDDLPDSSGDL
- a CDS encoding MFS transporter, whose protein sequence is MLPTENKAAQSITQVISASSLGTLIEWYDFYIFGSLAVIIGQQLFPSDAGASALINTLAIFAAGFIVRPFGALVFGRLGDLIGRKYTFLLTLVLMGGSTFLIGLIPSYSSIGYAAPILVLILRLVQGLALGGEYGGAATYVAEHAPAGKRGYYTSWIQTTATLGLFLSLGVIVLTKNLLGAGTFADWGWRIPFLVSILLVGVSIYIRMKMHESPVFTKLKAEGKVSANPLKESFQKRANFKMVLLALFGATMGQGVVWYTGQFYAQSFLENTCKLDFNESRYILLWAILFATPFFVIFGSWSDKVGRKWIMLTGMALGVLFYRPIYQYFLDATNVREMEATQLLSTSEPVVERVLIKDTKDSLITTTVTKTLRNGMTYKESGIVTITDDVLAPVPAPQTQIRDITLSGSTYLMVIALVFFQVLLVTMVYGPIAAFLVELFPTQIRYTSMSLPYHIGNGVFGGLVPFIATLVSSFSGSTPLSGLWYPIGIAALSLVIGAVYIDNRIDRTVTD